One window of the Syntrophobacterales bacterium genome contains the following:
- the dapA gene encoding 4-hydroxy-tetrahydrodipicolinate synthase — MFSGAIVAIVTPFKDGKVDEAALRRLVEEQIAEGTDGIAPCGTTGESTTLSHEEHDRVIEIVIAAVKKRVPVIAGTGSNSTTEAIRLTKHAWQAGADAALIVCPYYNRPTQEGLYLHYRAVAEAVPIPIIIYNIPGRTGTNMLPETMARLAKIPNIVGVKEAAGSIKQMNEIISLCGPDFDVISGDDAFTLPLLAIGGKGVISVISNIVPADMAGLVDAFFAGDLQKARELHQRMSPLIDALFIETNPTPVKAALALMGKIDYELRLPLCRMAEKNESALKKAMQDYGLLK, encoded by the coding sequence TTCAAAGATGGGAAGGTTGACGAGGCGGCCTTGCGCCGTCTGGTCGAGGAGCAGATTGCCGAGGGAACGGATGGAATTGCCCCCTGCGGAACAACCGGGGAATCCACAACGCTTTCGCATGAGGAGCATGACCGGGTTATTGAGATTGTGATCGCTGCCGTAAAAAAGCGCGTTCCGGTCATCGCCGGGACCGGCTCGAACAGCACGACGGAGGCAATCCGCCTGACGAAACACGCCTGGCAGGCGGGGGCCGATGCGGCGCTGATTGTTTGCCCTTATTACAATCGCCCAACCCAGGAGGGTCTCTACCTGCACTACAGGGCCGTTGCCGAAGCGGTCCCGATTCCCATCATTATTTACAACATTCCGGGGAGAACCGGCACGAACATGCTGCCGGAGACGATGGCGCGCCTGGCGAAGATCCCCAATATTGTCGGGGTAAAGGAGGCGGCCGGTTCCATCAAACAGATGAATGAAATCATCAGTTTGTGCGGGCCTGATTTCGATGTCATCTCCGGGGATGACGCCTTTACTCTGCCGCTGCTTGCCATCGGCGGCAAGGGGGTAATTTCCGTTATTTCGAATATAGTTCCCGCTGACATGGCCGGGCTTGTGGATGCCTTTTTTGCCGGTGATTTGCAGAAGGCCCGCGAACTTCACCAGCGCATGAGTCCGCTGATTGATGCGCTTTTCATTGAGACCAATCCCACCCCGGTAAAGGCGGCGCTGGCCTTGATGGGCAAGATCGACTATGAGCTGCGCCTGCCGTTATGCCGGATGGCCGAAAAGAATGAATCAGCCTTGAAAAAGGCAATGCAGGACTACGGGTTATTGAAGTAG